In the genome of Colletes latitarsis isolate SP2378_abdomen chromosome 9, iyColLati1, whole genome shotgun sequence, one region contains:
- the LOC143345624 gene encoding uncharacterized protein LOC143345624 — MAALVNELDNAQISIFAVLNQRVEIVIIHDLYTFTGCDCYGLFRTTRSVLDPLSEVFKIASSVSTVDYVNWIEKESFEVVSTHREANDARTKHDTETVLYSTNNADRKTKKRTLTNRLECDHCSRRFLKKSNLVEHLKKHRHRCPDCPKTFRLRRYLTSHTEKIHRLQVYDCSVCDYKSNNKGTLKNHYIRLHTNNYNFACDVCGKQFKIKKALNHHVKQNHSDAPPIVCDVCGHFSKNLHALKAHMKYRHYKPEFICRICRRGMTTQENLEQHLTWHETREKVLCPTCGKRFRGRDLDSHMRVHTGVKPFPCPVCGKSFRRQTAQEQHVLIHTGKRPYVCDICGQAFAQKPGLICHRKRHPGPLPPLPVVSIKNIVTEFTKEYTMKNTMIKIE, encoded by the exons ATGGCCGCGTTGGTA AACGAATTAGATAATGCCCAGATAAGTATATTTGCTGTATTAAATCAACGCGTCGAAATAGTAATAATTCATGATCTTTATACATTTACAGGCTGCGACTGTTACGGATTGTTTAGAACTACGAGAAG tGTCTTGGATCCCCTAAGCGAAGTGTTTAAGATCGCCTCCTCGGTCTCGACCGTAGACTACGTGAACTGGATCGAGAAGGAGAGCTTCGAGGTCGTGTCTACGCATCGAGAAGCAAACGACGCGAGAACAAAGCACGACACGGAGACTGTTCTTTACTCGACGAACAACGCCGATCGAAAGACAAAGAAAAGAACGCTAACGAACCGTTTGGAGTGCGACCACTGCAGCCGCAGGTTCTTGAAGAAGAGCAACCTCGTGGAGCACTTGAAGAAACACAGACACAGGTGCCCGGACTGCCCGAAAACCTTCAGGCTCCGTCGATACCTGACCTCTCACACGGAGAAGATCCATCGGCTGCAGGTGTACGATTGCAGCGTTTGCGATTACAAGAGCAACAACAAGGGCACCCTGAAGAACCACTACATACGCCTGCACACGAACAATTACAATTTCGCGTGCGACGTGTGCGGTAAACAGTTCAAAATCAAGAAAGCCTTGAACCATCACGTGAAGCAGAACCACAGCGACGCGCCGCCGATAGTGTGCGACGTTTGCGGCCACTTCAGCAAGAATCTTCACGCGCTGAAGGCGCACATGAAGTACAGACACTACAAGCCCGAGTTTATCTGCAGAATCTGCAGAAGGGGCATGACCACGCAGGAGAACCTGGAGCAACACTTGACGTGGCACGAGACCAGAGAGAAGGTGCTCTGTCCAACTTGCGGTAAGAGGTTTCGAGGACGCGATCTCGACTCCCACATGCGGGTGCACACGGGGGTCAAGCCTTTTCCGTGTCCGGTCTGCGGCAAGTCGTTCAGAAGGCAGACCGCCCAGGAGCAACACGTCCTCATCCACACCGGAAAGAGACCGTACGTTTGCGACATATGCGGACAGGCGTTCGCCCAGAAACCGGGTCTCATCTGCCACAGGAAACGCCATCCTGGACCCCTACCGCCGCTACCAGTCGTGTCCATCAAGAACATCGTCACGGAATTCACCAAGGAGTACACCATGAAGAATACCATGATCAAAATCGAGTGA
- the LOC143345625 gene encoding uncharacterized protein LOC143345625: MGKKYLSTVRDPLEQTYLVVHNVDKYFLLPINHNADTVKREKEEKEEASEIEIKTELPDELPDETSNELPDEEAPDHPDAYVQHPFQGLIDEKGSHKLPANQNVHFRKSFVCEYCTKAFVAPYYLRRHLESHNHARNFECTICHRRLKTKRTLQLHMELHERNCKVYKCTDCDFMSNRKHSLKRHQIRKHTKYFPFKCQYCSKLFKLNADLTRHMRQHVVAPCLCENCGSAFQNEYFLRLHNRSLHKPSNSFSCKVEDCADVKGEQEASECSKPNQIVRRSNKKVTPTTYKCPKCKWRFRNWRVLHRHLKRHLLSYKCDKCAAIFKYKVGIFQGVALVISFCECYSKSINTSQTPKKRTVKKRVLVKTSPKTATPPTKRSPNNTATKKPKVEVSQRGKSENCEETVKLEQIYCDICKVTIYVKNYKRHMMKHNNSNSFQCELCSRKYKHKRTLTRHKLTIHGEALLHNCQYCDFTTVHSSYLQVHIMRKHTISFPFPCGKCDRKFRIKADFMKHMVTHDGEPCICDVCGTKVANKISLYFHKNHNHTVKDARFPCPICKKRLQTQKNLDSHVQQHDRKYICEECGMQLTRKTALRKHIRTHTGEKSYSCHICFKAFASATSRKVHLLTHSGVRPYVCTICGRSFTQRPALCVHWKKRHPDATESPPSVSITNIINSITRNSIKVKDDA, from the exons atgGGAAAGAAATACTT GTCAACCGTACGCGATCCACTCGAGCAAACCTATCTCGTGGTGCACAACGTCGACAAATATTTTCTTCTGCCTATTAATCACAACGCGGATACCGTCAAGCGAGAGAAAGAAGAGAAAGAAGAGGCCTCGGAGATCGAGATTAAAACGGAATTGCCCGACGAGTTACCCGACGAAACGTCCAACGAATTGCCCGACGAGGAGGCCCCCGACCATCCCGACGCGTACGTTCAGCACCCGTTTCAAGGGTTGATCGACGAGAAAGGGTCACATAAATTGCCAGCGAATCAGAACGTGCATTTCCGGAAGTCGTTCGTATGCGAGTattgcaccaaggctttcgtggCACCTTACTATCTGCGTAGACACCTGGAGAGCCACAATCACGCGCGTAATTTCGAGTGCACGATCTGCCATCGACGATTGAAGACCAAGAGGACCCTGCAGCTGCACATGGAGCTGCACGAGCGCAACTGCAAAGTGTACAAGTGCACCGACTGCGACTTCATGTCGAACCGGAAGCACAGCCTGAAACGACACCAAATCAGAAAGCACACAAAGTACTTCCCGTTCAAGTGCCAGTATTGCTCGAAACTGTTCAAGCTGAACGCCGACCTGACCAGGCACATGCGACAGCACGTCGTGGCGCCGTGTCTCTGCGAGAATTGCGGCTCAGCCTTCCAAAACGAGTACTTCCTTCGACTTCACAATCGATCGTTGCACAAACCGAGCAACAGCTTTTCTTGCAAAGTCGAGGACTGCGCGGACGTCAAGGGCGAACAGGAGGCGTCCGAGTGCTCCAAGCCCAATCAGATAGTGAGGCGATCGAACAAGAAGGTCACACCGACCACGTACAAATGTCCAAAATGTAAATGGCGTTTCCGTAATTGGAGAGTGCTTCACAGACACCTGAAACGCCACTTGCTCAGTTACAAGTGCGACAAATGTGCGGCGATATTCAAGTACAAG GTCGGCATTTTTCAAGGCGTCGCTCTCGTAATATCATTTTGTGAATGCTACAGTAAAAGCATAAACAC GTCACAAACACCGAAGAAGAGGACGGTGAAAAAAAGAGTTCTAGTCAAAACGTCGCCGAAAACTGCGACACCGCCCACGAAAAGATCGCCGAATAACACGGCGACGAAGAAGCCGAAGGTGGAAGTTTCCCAACGGGGAAAAAGTGAAAATTGTGAAGAAACAGTGAAGCTCGAACAAATCTACTGTGATATCTGTAAAGTTACCATCTACGTGAAAAATTATAAGAGACACATGATGAAACACAATAATTCCAATAGTTTCCAATGCGAGCTGTGCTCGAGAAAGTATAAACATAAAAGAACTTTAACGAGACATAAACTGACTATACACGGAGAGGCGCTTTTGCACAATTGCCAGTACTGTGACTTTACGACTGTTCACTCCTCCTACTTGCAG GTTCATATTATGCGTAAACATACCATCAGTTTCCCTTTCCCCTGCGGCAAGTGCGACCGGAAGTTTCGCATAAAAGCCGATTTCATGAAACACATGGTCACCCACGACGGGGAGCCGTGCATTTGCGACGTGTGCGGCACCAAAGTGGCGAACAAGATTTCCCTCTACTTCCACAAGAATCACAATCACACAGTGAAAGACGCCAGGTTCCCGTGCCCGATATGCAAGAAGAGGCTGCAGACTCAGAAGAACTTGGACAGCCACGTTCAACAGCACGACCGGAAGTacatatgcgaggaatgcgggaTGCAATTGACGCGCAAGACCGCCCTCAGGAAGCACATTCGGACCCACACGGGGGAGAAGTCGTATTCCTGTCACATTTGCTTCAAAGCGTTCGCGAGTGCAACCAGCAGAAAGGTGCATCTTCTGACTCATTCGGGTGTCAGGCCGTACGTTTGCACGATATGCGGCCGCAGCTTCACCCAACGTCCAGCCCTATGTGTTCACTGGAAGAAGAGACACCCAGACGCCACGGAATCCCCGCCATCCGTGTCCATAACGAACATTATCAATAGCATAACGCGAAACAGCATCAAAGTAAAAGACGACGCGTGA